The Anas platyrhynchos isolate ZD024472 breed Pekin duck chromosome 1, IASCAAS_PekinDuck_T2T, whole genome shotgun sequence genomic sequence GCAGTGTCAGTGCAATCACATCAAGCTGCTGCCAAGCAGCTATAGACACTGACTTGACCACCAGTGATAAACTGGATACCCCTATAAATTGCATACTCCtagataacagcaacagcagcaagtAGGGACAGAAATTTAACGTACTTACAACTCTTCTCCCATTTTCTTGCTATAGCTGTGTGCGTAAACATCTTTGCCTATTACAGTTATCACTGCCCCATCTGGCTCGTTTTGCTTACCTGCAGCACCCTCAGTACCCCCACTATGAGGTAAACAATTTCAAGTCAAACCAGAAGGATGTATTCTTGCACAGGGAGTGAAGCCCAGGCACTTCAAATGacagcatgcattttttttgttttgttgttttgaagtCAGGATTTGTTGGCGAAAATTCATGGAGTCTTTGTACCTTTTTCATCTTAACACTACTATAAATAATTTCATAGGCCTCTTCAGTTTCTGTATCTTAGGTATTTATTCAATATATACtatgtttcctttaaaagaaaagctgacaATGGGTGTAGACTGTTCGGCTCATCTTTTCATAGTCACATTCCTCAACACGTCTGAGTACATTTCTAGTAGGTAACTACTGTATGCAGTTCAACAGAACACTTCTTTCTGAACACACACAGGCTTAAGGAAGCATGTGGATTCCCAGGCAGTGCTCAGGCTTACTGTACAAATAGCATTAATGACAGGAAACTATCAATAGAGTATGTACTGCAGCTGACTTGGCTCAGGACAATAGGAGTTATACCATAGTGCAGACAGTAGCCACCTCTGTTCTCGCTAAGGGCCGATCTGTTCCTCCGGCTGTTCAATGGTCTCAGCTATCTGTTCAGAACATGTTCTGTACATTACAGGCTCTTTTTTGGAAAGGTTGTAACACAGTTAAAACTTCATGTTAGCATGACAGGATTCTTCATTACTTAAGAGTAAGTGACAAATGCCTTTGTattacacaaacacacatgccACCGCCACCCCTCCCCACAAATCATCGAGCTAAAATACAGAAGCTTCGAACTTAAAAGAACAGACAGACCTCATttaattttgggggggttgtttgctttttttgtgtgtttttttgtttgtttttttatttgggaAAAGTGCTTCTTACAAAAGGCAGCTGCAAAACATTACATTATAGACCTCAGAACAATTTCTCATTCCAATTAAAAGTGAAAGGAGAGGCAGTCTAGGGGACAAGAGCAGCAGGAGAACAGATCACGGGGCATCCACGAGTCAATAAAAGACAGCAATAACGTAATGCAAGGTTAAAATTCCTGTACTGGAGCTTTGGTGGCAAAGTAATTTCTCAATGCAAATTACAGCCCGAAACTGCATGACTGACTTCATAAGCAGTAGCTCACATAAGCTGAGCAGCTTTACCAGGCAACCCGCCCAGCTCAGACGCTGAAGGGCACGCATACCTCGACCCAGCTGAGAGGCACGCTGATTTCCTAGGAAAGCTCACGGCTTACGTGGTTGCACCAAGTTCTAAAGTTTAAAGAGCAATACAGCTAAAGGGGCCTCTCTGGTGTTCCTCCGACCCCACCTCGGCTAACCAGATTTCTGCTCCTGGACAACCCTACTAATACACATGAAAGAGAGCTGGTGTATTAAGGAGTTACACATGATAGTTAAGATCATTGCAATAGACTGAGCTGAGACCACTAAATCAGTTTCATGTCCAATTGGAGGCTAGACTTCATGCACCAAGAGGGGATGAAAGGTggtcttattattttttttttaacttatacAGAGTCTCCCCATCCTTGAGGTCCAACTCTACATTTATCTGTATATACACATAGAAGTTCTCCTTTCACTAAGACATTATCCTTTCATGCTAGACACAGTAAAAACCCGGAACATTCACACCTGGTTCTGGTTACACAGTAGTAATAGTAATGTGCAAGTAAACAAGAGACCAAAATCACAAATGAAGATGTGTACATGAGGGGGCTGGAACGAGCTGATGCCAGAACAGGTTTATTTGTATCTGGTCTGCAGTCAGAAATATTGATATAAGGACAGGAGAACGGCCATCAGCCAATTTGCATCCCCACTGCATGGCCACTGCTCATTTTTGTATCTGGGCTCTTCAAAATGAGTGTGGAAGTCCTGTAAACACTTTAACCCTGGAACTGGGTGAGCTCTGTTGGGTACATAGATGAAGCAACAAACCTAAGCTAACTGTTTGACagttaaattcatttttacaaAAACTAACATTTTGAAGATTTCTTGTTATTTGTttaaacagaggaaaaacaacactCCTGGGATGGGAGGGGGTGGGAAGAGACAGACCCTGGGTAAAAGTTATTACAACAGCACCTGGAATTGATAGGCCTGCCTAGGAGAAACACAGGCACTGCCACAACACCACAGGTAATAGCTACTGCCTGAAGCCAAGACAACAGTCCACACTCCACTGACAGGTGCTATAGATCCAAGTCATAATAATCTTCCAGCTCATCATGAAACAAGTCCCACTCGTCCTCGGAATCTGTTAGCTCATCATCACCTCCTGCTGCCAACAGCATGAGCAACATCTCACCAAGCTCAAAGGTCACCACCTCATCTTCATCGGTCTCAAATGGATCACCATTCTCTCGCTCCTCGATGAACTCCCAGAACCGATTCCTTCGCTGGGCCTGCAAGTGGAACACAAGCATTTCCCCAGGTGACCAGGTGGTACAAGACAAGAGTCTTCCCAGGGGCTGAACACCATCAGCCTCTGGTGTACTTTCTGACATGTAGGAAACCATGGTTCTCCTTCAGGGATATACTCACCTCTGGTAGAATCTACCCTTGCACATCCCTATTAATGCTGCCCAACATTTTACCTCAGGATGTTGGTGTtacaggaacttttttttttttttttttttttaagttcactCTTTTACACCTCGGCCTCCATCACTCCCAAACTTTAGGCCACCCCCTCCTTCAAATTCACCACTACACAGGTCTGTCAGAAAAAACAGTTTCCCTATCCTCTTCAAGACAGATTTAACGCACGCCCCTCTTGATCTGTCTCTGTATATTCAGATATATGCAGAACACAAATCACCACCACCAACCCAAAAGCTACTTGCCGTTCCTACTTTGGGTCTTTGCGGCTCCTCTTGACGGCCATCAGGATATGCATGTTTGTAAAAACAGTTCCCTCCAAACGGACAGCTCCCACGGCCTTCGTCAAAATACCTGCATGGCTTGTtgctggaaaggaaaatatcGCAACCCTTACTCACAGCAGACCCAACCAGACTTCAGAACTGCATTTACCTACAGTCCAAGGGGATCTCAGGTATCATTTGGAGCTGAAGATACTTTGTCAGTACAACACCTACGCAAAAAAAGGGTGTATTACACAATGCTTGTACCCAGCAGGTGTGGGTCAATGCATGCACAGGGGCACAGAGGGCTTGCACAGCACAAGCTGTACCACCTTACGGCTACACCACCGGTGCTTTGTGTGTACAAGGGAAAGACTGAGGTCAAAGTACTTAGGAACAGCTTAGTGACTGTGTAGTTGCATGCATTTGCAGGTGGGTAGGTAAGGATGGACTTCACGAGTGGGAGTGGAAAGGAGATATGAGAAGGCTTTAAATCAGCATCCTTCTCCATGTGGGCCCTTATCTCTGCGGTCTGAACTTGACAAAAGGCTGCAGTGCTCGTACCTCATGGCCTCCTTGTATTTCTGAATGagtttctgcttctcttccttctcctccacccAGTACTCACTTGGAATGACAAAGTTAGATGTGATCCGACATTCTGGGCAGGACCTGGGGAATGAACAGACTGTGCTGCAGAACTCCACATTACAGGGTGCTCTCCTACACAACAAGTCACGGCATATATCGATCTTTACAATCTATTGTACAAGTGCACTTACTACATGGGGTTTTTGGTCCATATTCTCTCACACATGAAGATAATCTAAGCTCTCTTCGAGAACTCAATAGCAATGGCAGCTGGTCTCAAAAAAACACTTCACACAGACTCCTTTTTCTTTagcattaaataaatttattttgtttcaatttctgtatttattttactggaTTCTTTTCTTTAGAACAGCCTTTAAATGGACAAATTGTTTGTCAACTGATTAATGCGCTAGGGCGGTAACGAATTAAGCAGCATATATTCTGAACTGGTTAATCTGTTTTCAGATTCCTGGCTGGGTGTCCAAGACAAACAGTAACCAGCGGACAACATGCtactaaataaatgaaagccaTTTTCTACGATTAAGTGACTTTTGCAAACTTAATCCACATTAACCAAATCAGAGTGTAGATGTTACCCCTTAACAATTACTTCACTTTCAAACTGAAGTTAGCATGTATTAAATGCAGTCTCTGTGCAGGGGGGAGGCCTGTTGCAAGTTGTCACAAATTACCAAGTTCTTCCATAGCAACAAATAGCACAATCGAAATGGGAAAGTGCCTCACTTTATAATCTTGCTCTCAAATTGTTTAGCACTCCTCCACTTGCGGATGCACTTCAGACAGTAAGTGTGGTTGCAGTTGGAGAGGATCCCAAAGCGGCGCTCACTAGGATTAGCTTTCTCATACACCACCTCCATGCATATCCCGCACACCATGTCTTTACTACGCTGGACGGCAAATGAAAGCTCCATGTCCTTCTCGTGAGCTTCAATGCAAGACTGAAaaggagagacagagaaaacaaCTACAGAGACAGCTGGTCACCTGGTGAACTTCACACAGGTTTTAAGCTCAGTTTCACCTTATTTTGCataaagaatggaaaatgaTTAAGCTGCAAAGTCTTTAtcctcaaaaaaataaacattgcttAGACAGTGGGAAACAATTCAGAGTTCAAATTTGCTTCTTCAGACATTGCTTTTAAACATCAGAAAAGCAATCTGAAAGACCATCCAGTTTTATTAGGCAAAGAACAAAGCTTTAGTATCTTCACCCAGACTGCTCTCCCAGCACAGATAAGGAAACCCAGATGCTTTTGAATATGGCTCTGACAGGAAACAGTCCAGTTTACAACAGGAATTTCTTTCACTGTCTGACCTGCATGCACTTTCAAATCAAAGGGTATTAGTAGCAAGTGATTACAAGGAGCTAGGAAGCAACAACTGAAGGTTGTTTAACACCAGACAGCTGTCTGCTTACCTTTATGTGCTGGGATCTCTGGGCAGCATCAATGGGATGCAAGACCTGCAGCCCACACATATCACAAACATCCCCATGGATATATACGCAGTTTTCTCCATAACGACATTCTCCTACTGCGGCGTAGGGGCACAGTTGCTTCTTCATCTcctcattttcttcctgcttctcaTATTCTTCCTCAATCACCATTCCGTCCAAGGTTCCATCCAGAGTTCCATCCAGAGTTCCATCCAGAGTTCCATCCAGAGTTCCATCCAGAGTTCCATCCAAGGGCAACTCAGTGCAGGAAGTAGCAGCTGGGAACAAAATCATGGATGGTAAGCAACACGTTCAGATTTATAGCATTAGGAGTGTGTTTTAATGCAAAAAAGTCTTCGAACAACCCTGCTCAAGTTATGCAAAtggattaataaaaaaaaagaaaggcttaCTTCAGTCCTAGTTTCAAACCCTCAGTATGAACTAACAGTTATTTTCCCACTCAAGAAAGCAAGACTAATTTCTGGTGCAATTTGTTCTTCTTTCAATTCAGACAAGATTAAAGCTGTAAAGGTTTCAGTGGTCAGATTCAAATCCATTTACAGGCTATGTCTACACTACAGCTGCTGAGAACTAGTGAGATTTTCAAGAGCATTATGCAAACCACGGTTCATCAGCAATGAAGCAACATGAAAAATCTCACTGCTTTGAGAATCAGTTCCACATCAGCTAACatcatttttccttcccaacAATTACACAGCTGAAGCAACAGAGGTGTATCCAGCAtaagaaatgacaaaaatggAACCACCACAAAAGCAGTTCCTCATGTGCAGGTTAATAAGCCACATTGTTGATCGGCATGAAGTAACTTCCATTTCTAGACTCCCAAACACCTGCATGAAGAACAGAAGAGccctgtccagatccctctaACCTTAATTTTAGGTATTTGCAAAAAGACACCACCCAAGACAGATATCTAGCCTGGACTTATCAAAACATCAGTACCAGACATACAAACCTAACTTAAAGAAACCCAGTGATTTTCAAGGTACTCTCATTACATTCTAAGCTAGCCATcaattttgaaaaaagaaaaagctaaaacacaaaataaattccCTACCTTACTCTAAAGATAATTGAAATCAGTATAGCCTCTCTTTGCTATTTAGATAGGTTCTGCTTCAGacttctccctgttcctcttgaaAACATGCTTCTGTGTCACCACAAGCCAAATAGCCTTTTGCAATCATGATAAAGTAGGATGATAAACTAAGTTACAAGACAAAAGCAGTTCAAACATGCAGGAAGATGACAGAATTATTATATccagaacaaatacaaaaatacaaggAAGAACAGCAACTGGATTTTATAACAATTACTGGTTATACTAATAAGAATGAAAGTCTTATGTGCTTTTGAAAGTGGAGCTTTAAAAGCCCAAGATTTGAAGAAGGAAGCACACAAGCAGAGGTATACTTGGATTACTAAGAGTAAAGGACACTTTCTCAAAAGGAATCAGAGGCTGCACGCTCCCACAGATTTACCCCATGAAGCaaagatgcaaaataaaattacagaacACCCTGActtggaagagacccacaagaatcattgagttcaactcctggctccacataggacaaccccccaaaaaaaaaaaaaaaaatcagaccatgcatctgagagcattgtccaaacacttcttgaactccagcaggcccAGTGCTGCGACCACTGCCCTctggagcctgtcccagtgcccgagcaccctctgtgtgcagaacctttccctaacccccagcctgaccctcccctgtcccagctccatgccgttccctcgggtcctgtcactgtccccagagcagagctcagcgcctgcccctccgctcccctcgtgagggagctgtaggccgccatgaggcctcccctcagcctgctctgcacggggctgaacaaaccaaggggcctcagctgctcctcagtcATCTTGCCCTCTGGACCCTTCACCATGTCCATTGCCTCCTTTTGGCACTCTAACACTTTTATTGAAACTAATAAACGTCTATCAGCTTGGTAGCCTTTAGATATAGAGGAAAGAACAAGCAGGTCCTGGAGAGCTCACAGTTTAAGGGGAGAAGCAAATATCAAAGATTAGTGCAGGAAAAATTCTAGCTCTcaaaaaaaagttcaagttCACTTCCTGTTGACTTTGCATAGTAGAACCATTTCTGACTCTCGAGGTCATTCATGCTGATCTTAGACAAATCTGTTTGCTAGTAACAGTCACTTGATTGCTTTTCAGAAGTATAAGTCAACTGTTTACCTGCTCATTTTCAGCTAAATGTTCAGAaccagaaaaaagaaagtctcCATTACCTCCTCTTCTCTATGAGTTCTAGTTACTCTTCCTTGATGTTAATTCACAAGTAACCATTTACTAGGGTTTTAACCTTCTGCCCAGCTAAACGCAATATGAAAATTTGTACCCATTAATTAAAATTCCACTCCCCTCTACTGGTGTTTCAGATGTATCACCTTCTCCAAAGGTAGTAAGAAAAATCTCAACTACCAGTCAGTTTCTATACCCTCAGCTATCATTTTTGCCAGTGTTTTATTCTAGTTAATgctatcagattttttttttttttattaaactaCCAAGGAAGGAGAGTTTAGTGGATATTTCTTTGAGTGGGGCTggcaagatttttatttttatttttgcttaaggCAGTTATACATCCCTGGGAAATGTGTACTTTGAAATCAGAGGCAcatttgagatttttcttaatggagAAAGTTTCCAGAGTCACCCGCACTCCTCTGAGGAATATCCTTGGCCAAATCTTTACGCAGGAAgggttttattcatttaaaagaaaacacacttctTACTTCAagttctttgaaaataaaagctttgaaGTCTTACCCCAAAGCCTGACTTACAaacccatttatttttattttttttaatgttaggcCACAACAGGAGAGAGCGGAACTTCAAATTTCAAAGTATACAAAACTTTTGCTTAAGCAACAAAAAACTACAATACTGAAGACTGAAATCATCAAGCAACATATACAGTATAGCTAGTAAACTCCAGCCAAGTCCACAATACCACCCTTGTACAAAAAATACAACCAGTTCTTGTTGTTTAGATGTCTAGCCACTAAGACACAGCTCTGTGAATGTCAATCTTCAATAATGGCTTTAGGTACCCCTATGCGATATGACAGGGTAGGAGGTAGGAGAACATGCTGAAAGTGACATTTGTTTCCAGTCTCAGTCTTCTGTGAAGTCACAGCACTTCCCCTCAGCTAGAGCTCTATTTCaatgacataaaaataaaattactcttTTTACTTAGTAATAAGAGGCATACTTAGTAACAATACTAATTTACGTAGTAATAATTACTTAGTAATAATACCTCAAAGCTTCCATGATTTG encodes the following:
- the MKRN1 gene encoding E3 ubiquitin-protein ligase makorin-1 isoform X4, translating into MHGVCKEGDNCRYSHDLSTSQSAMVCRYYQRGCCAYGDHCRYEHTKPLIQEEEEEDVTTVNPDEKIYPSVSSDLASFPDETIEEELVELEAEDLDMAAAGVGVEDWVNAVEFVPGQPYCGRAATSCTELPLDGTLDGTLDGTLDGTLDGTLDGTLDGMVIEEEYEKQEENEEMKKQLCPYAAVGECRYGENCVYIHGDVCDMCGLQVLHPIDAAQRSQHIKSCIEAHEKDMELSFAVQRSKDMVCGICMEVVYEKANPSERRFGILSNCNHTYCLKCIRKWRSAKQFESKIIKSCPECRITSNFVIPSEYWVEEKEEKQKLIQKYKEAMSNKPCRYFDEGRGSCPFGGNCFYKHAYPDGRQEEPQRPKVGTAQRRNRFWEFIEERENGDPFETDEDEVVTFELGEMLLMLLAAGGDDELTDSEDEWDLFHDELEDYYDLDL
- the MKRN1 gene encoding E3 ubiquitin-protein ligase makorin-1 isoform X1; amino-acid sequence: MAEAVALGTAAGAAAAAAALGPSAAAAAAAAEEAGTLFGPAAVPPPLALGPGGGWTKQVTCRYFMHGVCKEGDNCRYSHDLSTSQSAMVCRYYQRGCCAYGDHCRYEHTKPLIQEEEEEDVTTVNPDEKIYPSVSSDLASFPDETIEEELVELEAEDLDMAAAGVGVEDWVNAVEFVPGQPYCGRAATSCTELPLDGTLDGTLDGTLDGTLDGTLDGTLDGMVIEEEYEKQEENEEMKKQLCPYAAVGECRYGENCVYIHGDVCDMCGLQVLHPIDAAQRSQHIKSCIEAHEKDMELSFAVQRSKDMVCGICMEVVYEKANPSERRFGILSNCNHTYCLKCIRKWRSAKQFESKIIKSCPECRITSNFVIPSEYWVEEKEEKQKLIQKYKEAMSNKPCRYFDEGRGSCPFGGNCFYKHAYPDGRQEEPQRPKVGTAQRRNRFWEFIEERENGDPFETDEDEVVTFELGEMLLMLLAAGGDDELTDSEDEWDLFHDELEDYYDLDL
- the MKRN1 gene encoding E3 ubiquitin-protein ligase makorin-1 isoform X2, whose protein sequence is MAEAVALGTAAGAAAAAAALGPSAAAAAAAAEEAGTLFGPAAVPPPLALGPGGGWTKQVTCRYFMHGVCKEGDNCRYSHDLSTSQSAMVCRYYQRGCCAYGDHCRYEHTKPLIQEEEEEDVTTVNPDEKIYPSVSSDLASFPDETIEEELVELEAEDLDMAAAGVGVEDWVNAVEFVPGQPYCGRAATSCTELPLDGTLDGTLDGTLDGTLDGTLDGTLDGMVIEEEYEKQEENEEMKKQLCPYAAVGECRYGENCVYIHGDVCDMCGLQVLHPIDAAQRSQHIKSCIEAHEKDMELSFAVQRSKDMVCGICMEVVYEKANPSERRFGILSNCNHTYCLKCIRKWRSAKQFESKIIKSCPECRITSNFVIPSEYWVEEKEEKQKLIQKYKEAMSNKPCRYFDEGRGSCPFGGNCFYKHAYPDGRQEEPQRPKAQRRNRFWEFIEERENGDPFETDEDEVVTFELGEMLLMLLAAGGDDELTDSEDEWDLFHDELEDYYDLDL
- the MKRN1 gene encoding E3 ubiquitin-protein ligase makorin-1 isoform X3; the encoded protein is MAEAVPPPLALGPGGGWTKQVTCRYFMHGVCKEGDNCRYSHDLSTSQSAMVCRYYQRGCCAYGDHCRYEHTKPLIQEEEEEDVTTVNPDEKIYPSVSSDLASFPDETIEEELVELEAEDLDMAAAGVGVEDWVNAVEFVPGQPYCGRAATSCTELPLDGTLDGTLDGTLDGTLDGTLDGTLDGMVIEEEYEKQEENEEMKKQLCPYAAVGECRYGENCVYIHGDVCDMCGLQVLHPIDAAQRSQHIKSCIEAHEKDMELSFAVQRSKDMVCGICMEVVYEKANPSERRFGILSNCNHTYCLKCIRKWRSAKQFESKIIKSCPECRITSNFVIPSEYWVEEKEEKQKLIQKYKEAMSNKPCRYFDEGRGSCPFGGNCFYKHAYPDGRQEEPQRPKVGTAQRRNRFWEFIEERENGDPFETDEDEVVTFELGEMLLMLLAAGGDDELTDSEDEWDLFHDELEDYYDLDL